In a single window of the Candidatus Binatia bacterium genome:
- a CDS encoding ATP-binding protein codes for MNPQAAAVLIALALVALAALFVVAVITAGVAAAPVSRPDLRLVAAFRRGAAVAAVSTVSLGVAVLLGWLLGIGFLKNLAPDWVAMKPLTAIAFALGGFALFVLRSDPPHSNVRRGAGMGAAALAAAIGLGTLVEYATGWDFGIENAIFPEGADAVVTVKPGRMSPVTAANFFLLGIAILGNDTRSARARMGVQFLVFVALLAALLATAGYLYGVAALYEVAPYSSIAMHSAVGFLVLGVGVLLARPDRGWMRAVVDTGPGGLLLRLVVPSTVALPLSLGWLRLLGQRAGLYPTEFGLAVMVVASTLGFLALGSWIAGSLNLADAQRVAAQELSERERAFSDFVINNLPGIFYLFDERGRFRRWNKNFERVSGRSAAELAAADPLDFFTGADRDLIREHIRKTFVTGGTVVAADFTSRDGTRTPYVLTGVRIEIDGMPFLAGIGLDISEQRRAENEIRRLNADLERRVAERTRQLEDTNQELEAFSYSVSHDLRAPLRAIDGWAHILADEYGEALGEAGRALLQRQRAASQQMARLIDDLLRLARLTRQAIQCREVDVSELVQRVWQDLHPDQQGRAELVLHDLPHCYADPSLLEQVFVNLLGNAVKFSSGRARPRIEVGSQPRADHEVVYYVRDNGAGFDMQFADKLFEPFQRLHSAHEFPGVGVGLPIVQRIVHRHGGSVWAEGAVDRGATFYFSLPVRSPEAYDGAEVAK; via the coding sequence GTGAATCCTCAAGCTGCCGCCGTCCTGATCGCTCTCGCTCTAGTCGCACTCGCGGCCCTGTTCGTCGTCGCAGTCATCACGGCCGGCGTTGCCGCGGCGCCGGTAAGCCGGCCGGATTTGCGGCTCGTGGCGGCGTTCAGGCGCGGCGCCGCCGTCGCCGCCGTATCGACGGTGAGCCTCGGCGTTGCGGTGTTGCTCGGTTGGTTGCTGGGAATCGGCTTCCTCAAGAACCTGGCGCCCGACTGGGTGGCCATGAAGCCCCTGACCGCCATCGCCTTCGCACTCGGCGGCTTCGCGCTGTTCGTGCTTCGCAGCGATCCTCCGCACTCGAACGTGCGTCGTGGCGCCGGAATGGGTGCTGCGGCGCTTGCCGCGGCGATCGGTCTGGGGACGCTTGTCGAGTATGCCACCGGATGGGATTTCGGCATCGAGAACGCCATCTTTCCGGAGGGAGCGGACGCGGTAGTGACGGTGAAGCCCGGTCGCATGTCGCCGGTAACCGCGGCGAACTTCTTTCTGCTTGGGATTGCCATTCTGGGCAACGACACGCGCTCCGCGCGCGCTCGCATGGGGGTTCAGTTCCTCGTCTTCGTGGCCCTCCTCGCCGCCCTGCTGGCCACGGCCGGTTATCTGTACGGGGTCGCCGCCCTGTACGAAGTTGCGCCCTATTCGTCGATAGCGATGCACTCGGCGGTGGGGTTCCTGGTGCTGGGCGTAGGCGTGCTGCTCGCCCGGCCCGATCGCGGATGGATGCGAGCGGTGGTGGACACCGGACCCGGCGGTCTGCTCCTGCGTCTGGTGGTGCCGTCTACCGTGGCGCTACCGCTCTCTCTCGGATGGCTGCGGCTCCTGGGGCAGCGGGCCGGACTGTATCCAACGGAGTTCGGGCTGGCGGTGATGGTGGTCGCCAGTACGCTTGGCTTCCTGGCCCTTGGCTCGTGGATCGCGGGTTCGCTGAATCTCGCCGACGCACAACGGGTGGCGGCGCAGGAACTGAGCGAACGGGAACGGGCGTTCTCGGATTTCGTGATCAACAACCTGCCGGGCATCTTCTACTTGTTCGACGAACGCGGTCGGTTCCGGCGGTGGAACAAGAACTTCGAAAGGGTCAGCGGCCGCTCCGCGGCGGAGCTGGCCGCGGCCGACCCGCTGGACTTTTTCACCGGGGCCGATCGCGACCTGATCCGGGAACACATCCGCAAGACCTTCGTGACCGGTGGCACGGTGGTCGCCGCGGACTTCACCTCGCGCGACGGCACCCGCACGCCATATGTTCTCACCGGGGTGCGGATCGAAATCGACGGCATGCCTTTCTTGGCGGGCATCGGACTGGACATCAGCGAGCAACGGCGGGCGGAGAACGAGATACGCCGATTGAACGCCGATCTCGAGCGGCGGGTTGCCGAGCGTACCAGGCAGCTTGAGGATACCAACCAGGAACTCGAAGCGTTCTCCTATTCGGTGTCGCACGACCTGCGTGCTCCCCTGCGGGCGATCGACGGCTGGGCGCACATCCTGGCCGACGAGTATGGCGAGGCCCTGGGCGAGGCCGGGCGTGCGCTGCTGCAACGGCAGCGTGCCGCCAGTCAGCAGATGGCCCGGCTGATCGATGACTTGCTGCGACTGGCGCGTTTGACCCGGCAGGCCATCCAGTGCCGTGAGGTAGACGTGTCCGAGCTGGTGCAGCGCGTTTGGCAGGATCTGCACCCGGACCAGCAGGGGCGCGCCGAACTCGTGCTGCACGACCTGCCCCACTGTTACGCCGACCCGTCGCTGCTGGAGCAGGTCTTCGTCAACCTGCTCGGAAACGCGGTGAAGTTCTCCAGCGGCCGCGCGCGGCCGCGTATCGAGGTCGGTTCGCAGCCGCGCGCCGACCACGAGGTCGTGTACTACGTCCGCGACAACGGCGCCGGTTTCGACATGCAATTCGCCGACAAGCTCTTCGAGCCTTTCCAGCGTCTGCACAGCGCGCACGAATTTCCCGGCGTCGGTGTCGGCTTACCGATTGTCCAACGGATCGTTCACCGTCACGGCGGCAGTGTCTGGGCCGAAGGAGCGGTGGACCGGGGGGCGACCTTCTATTTCAGTCTACCGGTTCGGTCGCCGGAAGCGTATGATGGCGCGGAGGTTGCCAAATGA
- a CDS encoding response regulator, which yields MSDKILLLAEDNPDDADLTIRALKRHNILNQVVLARDGSEALDYLFGTGAYAGRDTSVQPALVLLDLNLPKVGGMEVLRRLRADRRTAFVPVVILTSSKEDQDILDAYRSRVNSYIRKPVDFAEFAEAARVLGLYWLLLNETAGSGGGGESI from the coding sequence ATGAGCGACAAGATCCTGCTGTTGGCGGAAGACAACCCGGACGACGCGGATCTGACGATCCGTGCGCTGAAGCGGCACAACATCTTGAACCAGGTGGTGCTGGCACGAGACGGCAGCGAGGCTCTGGACTACCTTTTCGGAACCGGCGCATACGCGGGGAGGGATACGTCCGTACAACCGGCGCTGGTGCTGTTGGATCTCAACCTGCCCAAGGTGGGAGGGATGGAGGTCTTGCGGCGTCTGCGGGCCGATCGGCGCACCGCTTTCGTGCCGGTGGTCATCCTCACGTCTTCGAAGGAGGACCAGGACATACTCGATGCGTATCGGAGTCGCGTGAACAGCTATATCCGTAAGCCGGTAGACTTTGCGGAGTTTGCCGAAGCCGCGCGGGTTCTCGGGCTGTACTGGCTCCTGCTGAACGAAACCGCAGGATCGGGTGGCGGCGGAGAATCGATCTGA
- a CDS encoding class I SAM-dependent methyltransferase — MSRPAQISFLSHVAAAYDPVVARLGFRGLWWDMADHAAPVRGARCLDVCTGTGGVALALAARGARVVGLDLAHGMLRRAVRKARGHGFDGRVRFLRMDARSIAFPDSSFDLVTCCMALHEMSEPEREAVLAEIARVARARVVVAEYRVPRAGLALRLFSLRHLFEYIESDDFPAFVGRDMGDRLEAAGLAIGDVRDSGRYRLWRCRVPA, encoded by the coding sequence GTGTCCCGTCCCGCCCAGATCAGTTTCCTGTCGCATGTCGCCGCCGCTTACGATCCGGTAGTAGCCCGGCTGGGTTTCCGCGGGTTGTGGTGGGACATGGCGGACCATGCGGCGCCGGTGCGAGGGGCTCGTTGTCTCGACGTTTGTACGGGTACCGGCGGCGTGGCGCTTGCTCTGGCGGCGCGCGGCGCGCGGGTGGTGGGGCTCGACCTTGCGCATGGCATGTTGCGCCGGGCGGTGCGCAAAGCTCGTGGGCACGGTTTCGACGGCCGGGTGCGGTTCCTGCGGATGGACGCGCGCAGCATCGCCTTTCCGGACAGCTCGTTCGACCTGGTGACGTGCTGCATGGCGCTGCACGAGATGTCCGAGCCGGAACGTGAGGCGGTGCTGGCGGAGATCGCGCGGGTGGCGCGCGCGCGCGTTGTGGTCGCGGAGTATCGGGTGCCGCGAGCGGGGCTGGCGTTACGTCTGTTCAGTCTGCGTCACCTCTTCGAGTACATCGAAAGCGACGACTTCCCGGCCTTCGTGGGGCGCGACATGGGGGATCGGCTGGAGGCGGCGGGCCTGGCGATCGGCGACGTCAGGGATTCAGGTCGATACCGGCTCTGGCGCTGCCGCGTACCGGCGTGA
- a CDS encoding HAD hydrolase family protein, which yields MRAYFRAVAVDYDGTLNAGGRPSEEVLKTLQAVRHGGCRCILVTGRILTELRTDFPDCADHFDLLVVENGAVVATGSLAMPLVSPVPAEVDAALDRLGIHWRRGDVIVAAGATHAEAILRSLREDGADCQLVRNRGELMILPAGVSKATGLRYALLQLGISPHSTIAIGDAENDLAMLEACELGVAVENAVDTVKARADLVLSEPNGAGVMRFLRDGVLQATLPPAGRRWQITLGRSSKGAPVRLPSAAVDIVVTGGSGSGKSFAAGLIAEQLVQLGYVVCVIDPEGDHAPLGRLPNVVTLGGHDHAPAVEDLARIFEQSGTSVVVDLSLVPALQQYAWTLGAIDFLERRRAQCGMPHWLIIDEAHTALGAACESAGFDERLRGHCLVTYRPDELAELVTRSVDYVLLVAGPDGIDPVAVGALSTATGLAPMSLGKELHGVGLGEAILVRVGAEPPIERLRFAPRWVAHVRHWHKYSSAQLPAEGRFYFRGPAGLTGAAAGNMEEFHREVRRATAGTLQHHAAFGDFSRWVTEVIQDRVLAGAVRRSEARISSARSSREREAGRRELLAAVEQRYETSAPAALTDQPAGGPGARGART from the coding sequence ATGCGGGCCTATTTCCGGGCGGTAGCGGTCGATTACGACGGCACACTCAATGCTGGCGGCCGACCCTCGGAAGAGGTGTTAAAGACTTTGCAGGCCGTCCGTCACGGGGGCTGCCGATGCATTCTCGTCACCGGGCGCATCCTCACCGAGTTGCGCACAGACTTCCCCGATTGTGCCGATCACTTTGACCTGCTCGTGGTGGAGAACGGTGCGGTCGTGGCCACGGGGAGCCTGGCGATGCCGCTCGTGTCACCCGTCCCGGCAGAGGTGGACGCGGCCCTCGACCGGCTCGGCATCCACTGGCGCCGTGGCGACGTTATCGTTGCAGCCGGCGCGACCCACGCCGAGGCGATTTTGCGCTCCCTGCGCGAGGATGGTGCCGACTGCCAGCTCGTGCGTAACCGCGGTGAACTGATGATACTCCCCGCCGGGGTCTCGAAGGCGACCGGCTTGCGCTATGCGCTCCTGCAGCTCGGGATCTCCCCGCACAGCACTATCGCCATCGGCGATGCCGAGAACGACCTCGCCATGCTCGAAGCGTGCGAACTGGGGGTGGCAGTGGAAAACGCCGTCGACACGGTGAAGGCGCGCGCGGACCTCGTGTTGAGCGAGCCGAACGGGGCGGGCGTGATGCGGTTTCTGCGTGACGGGGTCTTGCAGGCGACTCTGCCGCCCGCGGGACGGCGCTGGCAGATCACCCTCGGTCGGTCATCCAAAGGTGCGCCGGTCCGGCTGCCGAGCGCGGCGGTAGACATCGTCGTGACCGGGGGGTCCGGTAGTGGCAAGTCGTTCGCCGCGGGATTGATCGCCGAGCAGCTCGTGCAGCTCGGCTACGTAGTGTGCGTGATCGACCCCGAGGGCGACCACGCACCGCTGGGACGCCTCCCGAACGTTGTGACGCTTGGGGGGCACGACCACGCTCCGGCAGTCGAGGATCTGGCGCGCATTTTCGAACAGAGCGGCACCAGCGTGGTCGTAGACTTGTCGCTCGTCCCCGCTTTGCAGCAGTATGCCTGGACGCTCGGAGCCATCGATTTTCTCGAGAGGCGCCGGGCCCAGTGCGGCATGCCGCACTGGTTGATCATCGACGAGGCGCACACGGCGCTCGGCGCGGCGTGCGAATCGGCGGGCTTCGACGAACGGCTGCGGGGGCACTGCCTGGTCACGTACCGGCCGGACGAGCTCGCCGAGCTGGTTACTCGTAGCGTCGATTACGTTCTCCTGGTTGCCGGCCCGGACGGCATCGACCCGGTTGCCGTCGGTGCGCTGTCGACTGCCACCGGGCTGGCTCCCATGTCGCTCGGGAAAGAACTCCACGGCGTCGGCCTCGGCGAGGCCATCCTCGTACGGGTTGGTGCCGAGCCTCCGATCGAGCGATTACGCTTCGCGCCGCGATGGGTGGCGCACGTGCGCCATTGGCACAAGTACTCCAGTGCGCAATTGCCGGCAGAGGGGCGCTTCTACTTCCGAGGCCCCGCGGGGCTGACGGGCGCCGCGGCGGGCAACATGGAGGAGTTCCACCGGGAAGTGCGGCGCGCGACCGCCGGAACCCTGCAACACCATGCCGCCTTCGGCGATTTCTCGCGTTGGGTGACCGAGGTAATTCAGGATCGAGTGCTGGCGGGAGCTGTCCGCCGCAGCGAGGCACGTATCTCCAGCGCCCGATCCTCACGTGAGAGGGAGGCTGGCCGGCGCGAGCTGCTAGCGGCGGTCGAGCAACGGTACGAAACATCCGCCCCCGCCGCACTCACGGACCAACCGGCTGGCGGGCCGGGGGCTCGTGGCGCCCGCACGTAA
- a CDS encoding potassium/proton antiporter: MPEITDILIWSALLLLLAVAASKASERLGIPALLFFLALGMAAGSDGPGGIYFNDPWVAQLLGVLALVVILFSGGLDTSWSSVRPVLAPGLALSTLGVLLTAVTLGAFATAFAGFSMLDGLLLGAIVSSTDAAAVFAVLRARAVSLKGNLQPLLELESGSNDPMAVFLTTALLHLLVQPAASVFDIGPLFVRQMALGAAIGFSMGHLTMRVVNRIQLEYTGLYPVLTLSLVLLTYGISTALGGNGFLSVYVAGIVMGNTSFIHKKSVEQFHDGLAWLMQIVMFLALGLLVFPSRLLPVAGTALLTALFLVLVARPLAVFLTLAPSHLRRREKAMVAWVGLRGAVPIILATFPLLAGIPGSEMIFDVVFFTVLISVLVQGTSIVPVARLLGVHAPAPPRRAHPITLDPIEGVDTDLLEVIVPPQAAAAGKRLVNLPFPAGSLVTLIGRQERFIVPGGDTVLQEGDVVLVLTTAEAAASVTALLSQRKPAPE; the protein is encoded by the coding sequence ATGCCGGAAATCACCGACATCCTGATCTGGTCGGCGCTGCTGCTGCTCCTGGCGGTTGCGGCCAGCAAGGCATCGGAGCGCCTGGGAATCCCGGCGCTGCTGTTCTTCTTGGCCCTCGGTATGGCCGCCGGTTCCGACGGGCCGGGGGGTATCTATTTCAACGATCCGTGGGTGGCCCAACTGCTCGGCGTACTCGCGCTCGTGGTCATCCTGTTCAGCGGCGGACTCGACACAAGTTGGTCGAGCGTACGGCCGGTCCTCGCGCCCGGATTGGCGCTGTCGACGTTGGGAGTGCTGCTCACCGCCGTAACGCTCGGCGCGTTCGCGACGGCCTTCGCCGGTTTCTCGATGCTCGATGGGCTCCTGCTCGGAGCGATCGTGTCGTCGACCGACGCGGCCGCCGTATTCGCGGTCCTCCGGGCTCGCGCCGTCAGCCTAAAAGGAAACTTGCAACCCCTGCTCGAACTCGAGTCGGGCAGCAACGACCCGATGGCGGTCTTCCTCACCACGGCGCTGTTGCACCTCCTGGTGCAACCGGCAGCATCGGTTTTCGATATCGGACCGCTGTTCGTGCGACAGATGGCCCTTGGCGCCGCGATCGGCTTCAGCATGGGCCATCTGACGATGCGCGTCGTTAACCGCATCCAATTGGAATACACGGGTTTGTATCCGGTGTTGACCCTGTCTCTCGTGTTGCTGACCTACGGCATCAGCACGGCCCTCGGCGGCAACGGCTTCCTGTCGGTGTACGTCGCGGGCATCGTCATGGGCAATACCAGCTTCATCCACAAGAAGAGCGTCGAGCAGTTCCATGACGGATTGGCGTGGCTGATGCAGATCGTCATGTTTCTCGCTCTCGGCTTGCTGGTGTTCCCGTCGCGGCTGCTTCCGGTTGCAGGCACGGCGCTGTTAACGGCACTGTTCCTGGTGCTGGTGGCGCGGCCACTGGCGGTCTTCCTCACCCTCGCCCCGAGCCACCTGCGACGGCGCGAGAAAGCCATGGTGGCATGGGTCGGATTGCGCGGAGCGGTGCCGATCATTCTGGCGACGTTTCCGCTGCTTGCGGGTATTCCCGGATCGGAAATGATCTTCGATGTCGTCTTTTTCACCGTCCTGATTTCGGTTCTGGTGCAGGGCACCTCGATTGTTCCGGTGGCCAGGTTGTTGGGGGTGCACGCCCCGGCACCGCCGCGGCGTGCCCACCCCATCACCCTCGATCCGATCGAGGGCGTGGACACTGACCTGCTCGAAGTCATCGTTCCGCCGCAGGCCGCCGCCGCCGGGAAGCGACTCGTCAACCTGCCCTTCCCTGCCGGCAGTCTGGTAACTCTGATTGGCCGTCAAGAACGTTTCATTGTCCCCGGCGGGGATACGGTCCTGCAAGAAGGCGATGTCGTTCTGGTACTGACCACCGCGGAGGCGGCCGCAAGCGTTACCGCGCTCCTGTCGCAGCGAAAACCCGCGCCGGAGTGA
- the atpC gene encoding ATP synthase F1 subunit epsilon: MADKFQLRVVTPNRQLLDEEVREVTAPGSLGEIGVLPDHAMLLTSLEIGVMGYRTDRGQSRLAVRGGFAEVTDNVMTVLADDAAFPEDVNAGAVEQELRAAEAQARDLAPADEAYAAADAAVKWARARIEAVRAR, translated from the coding sequence ATGGCCGACAAGTTCCAGTTACGCGTGGTAACGCCGAACCGCCAGCTCCTCGACGAAGAGGTGCGCGAAGTCACGGCGCCGGGTTCGCTCGGGGAGATCGGGGTGCTGCCCGATCACGCGATGCTGCTGACCTCGCTCGAGATCGGCGTGATGGGGTACCGCACCGATCGCGGCCAGTCGCGCCTTGCGGTGCGGGGTGGATTCGCGGAAGTGACCGACAACGTCATGACGGTACTCGCCGACGATGCGGCGTTTCCCGAGGACGTCAACGCCGGTGCGGTCGAGCAGGAACTGCGCGCCGCGGAGGCACAGGCTAGAGATCTCGCCCCCGCCGACGAAGCCTATGCGGCGGCCGACGCCGCAGTGAAGTGGGCCAGAGCCCGCATCGAAGCCGTCCGCGCACGTTAG
- the atpD gene encoding F0F1 ATP synthase subunit beta, giving the protein MNVGSVTQVIGPVVDVEFARGDLPAIYNALKVTNPAISDQPWNLVLEVAQHLGERTVRCVAMDATEGLVRGMEVQDTGDNIKVPVGPQTLGRIINVIGEPVDEAGPIEAVTRYPIHRPAPRFVDQAAEVQAFETGIKVVDLLTPYSRGGKIGLFGGAGVGKTVFIQELIHNIATQHGGYSVFGGVGERTREGNDLWLEMRESGVISKTALVYGQMNEPPGARARVGLTAVTVAEYFRDEEGKDVLLFIDNIFRFTQANSEVSALLGRMPSAVGYQPTLATDLGELQERITTTKKGSITSVQAIYVPADDLTDPAPATTFAHLDATTVLSRALTEIGIYPAVDPLDSTSRILDANVVGEDHYRTARQVQEVLQRYKDLQDIIAILGMDELSEEDKLIVARARKVQRFLSQPFNVAEQFTNIKGAYVKLPDTIRGFKELVEGKHDSVPEQAFYMVGTIEDALEKAKRLAS; this is encoded by the coding sequence ATGAATGTCGGCAGCGTCACACAGGTTATCGGTCCGGTAGTCGACGTCGAATTCGCGCGCGGCGATTTGCCGGCCATATACAACGCGTTGAAGGTGACGAATCCTGCCATCAGCGACCAACCCTGGAACCTGGTGCTCGAGGTCGCACAGCACCTCGGCGAGCGCACCGTGCGCTGCGTCGCCATGGACGCCACCGAGGGACTGGTGCGCGGCATGGAAGTGCAGGACACGGGCGACAACATAAAGGTGCCCGTCGGTCCGCAGACGCTCGGCCGCATCATCAATGTCATCGGCGAACCCGTCGACGAGGCCGGGCCGATCGAAGCAGTCACCCGCTATCCGATCCACCGCCCGGCCCCGAGATTCGTCGACCAGGCCGCCGAAGTGCAGGCGTTCGAGACCGGCATCAAAGTCGTCGACCTGCTCACGCCGTACTCGCGCGGCGGGAAGATCGGACTGTTCGGCGGCGCCGGCGTCGGCAAGACCGTGTTCATTCAGGAATTGATTCACAACATCGCCACGCAACACGGCGGTTACTCCGTGTTCGGTGGAGTCGGCGAGCGGACCCGCGAGGGCAACGATCTCTGGCTCGAAATGCGCGAGTCGGGAGTCATCTCGAAAACCGCCCTCGTGTACGGACAGATGAACGAACCGCCCGGTGCCCGCGCCCGCGTCGGTCTCACCGCCGTCACCGTTGCCGAGTACTTCCGCGACGAAGAGGGCAAGGACGTTCTGCTCTTCATCGACAACATCTTTCGATTCACGCAGGCCAACTCGGAAGTGTCGGCTCTGCTGGGGCGCATGCCGTCGGCCGTCGGCTATCAGCCCACTCTGGCAACCGACCTCGGCGAGTTGCAGGAACGCATCACGACCACGAAGAAGGGTTCGATCACCTCGGTGCAGGCCATTTACGTCCCCGCCGACGATCTCACCGACCCGGCGCCGGCGACCACGTTTGCGCACCTCGATGCCACGACCGTGCTGTCGCGTGCGCTGACGGAAATCGGCATCTACCCCGCGGTCGATCCGCTCGACTCGACCTCGCGCATTCTCGACGCCAACGTCGTCGGCGAGGATCACTACCGGACCGCGCGTCAGGTGCAGGAAGTCCTCCAGCGGTACAAAGACCTGCAGGATATCATCGCCATCCTCGGCATGGACGAGCTGTCCGAAGAAGACAAGCTGATCGTGGCGCGGGCACGCAAGGTGCAGCGCTTCCTGTCGCAGCCGTTTAACGTTGCCGAGCAGTTCACCAACATTAAGGGCGCCTACGTGAAACTGCCGGACACGATTCGCGGGTTCAAGGAGCTGGTCGAGGGCAAGCACGACAGCGTACCCGAGCAGGCCTTCTACATGGTGGGCACGATCGAGGACGCGCTGGAGAAGGCGAAACGGCTGGCGAGCTGA
- the atpG gene encoding ATP synthase F1 subunit gamma: protein MASLKIIRKRISSVKSTQKITKAMKMVSAAKLRRAQEAATAARPYAEKLTELLRSVAGRVDASTHPLLQERAETRSVHLLLVTADRGLCGGYNTNLIRRTEQFLHEHGAGRVRLTIVGRRGFDYFKKRPVTIADKHINLFGGPNAALAESLATQLAREYAEGTTDGVFLLYNAFKSPLVQTPTVEKLLPLTAEGQGDGGPADCIFEPTAAALLDRLLRRYVTALILHGFLEAVASEHGARMTAMDSATSNASDMISRLTLEMNRARQATITKELMEIIGGAEALKG, encoded by the coding sequence ATGGCAAGTCTGAAAATCATCCGCAAACGCATCTCCTCGGTGAAGAGCACCCAGAAGATCACCAAGGCGATGAAGATGGTGTCGGCCGCGAAGCTGCGCCGCGCGCAGGAAGCGGCGACCGCGGCGCGGCCTTACGCCGAGAAGCTCACCGAGTTGCTGAGAAGCGTCGCGGGCCGTGTCGATGCGTCCACTCACCCGCTCCTGCAAGAACGCGCCGAAACGCGCAGCGTTCATCTCCTGCTGGTCACCGCCGACCGTGGGCTGTGCGGCGGATACAACACCAACCTGATTCGACGCACGGAGCAGTTCCTGCACGAGCACGGCGCCGGTCGCGTGCGCCTCACCATCGTCGGCCGCCGCGGCTTCGACTATTTCAAGAAACGGCCGGTTACCATCGCCGACAAGCATATCAATCTGTTCGGCGGCCCCAATGCCGCCCTCGCGGAAAGCCTCGCGACCCAACTGGCGCGCGAGTACGCCGAGGGCACCACCGACGGCGTCTTCCTGCTTTACAACGCGTTCAAGTCGCCGCTGGTGCAAACTCCGACCGTCGAGAAACTCCTGCCGCTGACCGCCGAAGGGCAGGGCGACGGCGGTCCCGCAGACTGCATCTTCGAGCCGACCGCGGCGGCATTGCTCGATCGCCTGCTGCGCCGTTACGTTACGGCACTCATCCTGCACGGCTTCCTCGAAGCCGTCGCCAGCGAACACGGCGCCCGCATGACGGCGATGGACAGTGCGACCAGCAACGCCTCCGATATGATTTCGCGGCTCACGCTGGAGATGAACCGTGCGCGGCAGGCCACGATTACCAAAGAGCTGATGGAAATCATCGGCGGCGCGGAAGCCCTCAAGGGCTGA
- the atpA gene encoding F0F1 ATP synthase subunit alpha, whose product MDIRPAEISDVIKRQIAEFGREVEVRETGRVLSTGDGIARVYGLDNAAAGELLQFPHDIYGLVLNLEEDNVGAAIFGESEAIKEGDEVRRTNRIAEVPVGEALLGRVVDAIGTPIDGKGPIEATETRRIELKAPGIVKRQPVKEPLQTGIKAIDAMIPIGRGQRELIIGDRQTGKTAVAIDTIINQRDGDMHCIYVAIGQKRSTVAQVVDKLARFGAMKYTTVVAATASDSAPLQFIAPYTGCTIGEYFRDSGRHALVIYDDLSKQAVAYRALSLLLRRPPGREAYPGDVFYLHSRLLERAAKLSPEAGGGSLTALPIIETQAGDVSAYIPTNVISITDGQIFLETDLFYSGVRPAVNVGISVSRVGGSAQVKAMKQVAGSLRIELAQYREMAAFAQFGSDLDAATQRQLARGARLVEILKQGQYEPLPVEKQILIIYAATNGYIDHLPENAVRKYEADLFSFVENRHPDILEAIRTKKTFDDDLTARVRTVLNEFKETFQA is encoded by the coding sequence ATGGACATTCGCCCGGCGGAGATCAGCGACGTCATCAAACGGCAGATAGCCGAGTTCGGACGCGAAGTGGAAGTGCGGGAAACCGGGCGGGTTCTGTCCACGGGCGACGGTATCGCCCGCGTGTACGGACTCGACAACGCAGCGGCCGGCGAGTTGCTCCAGTTCCCCCACGACATCTACGGTCTCGTCCTCAATCTCGAAGAAGACAATGTGGGCGCCGCCATCTTCGGCGAATCGGAAGCGATCAAGGAAGGCGATGAGGTCCGGCGTACCAACCGCATCGCCGAAGTGCCCGTCGGGGAGGCGCTGCTCGGCCGCGTCGTCGATGCCATCGGCACGCCGATCGACGGCAAAGGACCGATCGAAGCTACGGAAACCCGGCGCATCGAACTGAAGGCACCCGGCATCGTCAAACGTCAGCCGGTGAAAGAACCCCTGCAGACGGGCATCAAAGCCATCGACGCCATGATTCCCATCGGCCGCGGCCAGCGTGAGCTCATCATCGGCGACCGGCAGACCGGCAAGACGGCAGTGGCCATCGACACGATCATCAATCAGCGCGACGGCGATATGCACTGCATCTACGTCGCCATCGGTCAGAAGCGCTCCACCGTCGCCCAGGTTGTAGACAAGCTCGCCCGGTTCGGCGCGATGAAATACACGACCGTCGTCGCGGCAACCGCCTCCGACTCCGCCCCGCTGCAGTTCATCGCCCCGTACACCGGCTGCACCATTGGCGAGTACTTCCGCGACAGTGGCCGCCACGCACTCGTGATTTACGACGATCTATCCAAGCAGGCCGTCGCTTACCGCGCCCTGTCGCTACTGCTGCGTCGTCCGCCGGGCCGCGAGGCATACCCCGGCGACGTGTTCTACCTGCACTCGCGACTGCTCGAGCGCGCCGCGAAGTTGAGCCCGGAAGCCGGTGGCGGCTCGCTGACCGCTTTGCCGATCATCGAAACCCAGGCCGGCGACGTCTCGGCGTACATTCCGACTAACGTCATCTCCATCACCGACGGCCAGATCTTTCTCGAAACCGACCTGTTCTACTCCGGTGTGCGGCCCGCAGTGAACGTCGGCATCTCGGTGTCACGCGTCGGTGGCTCGGCCCAGGTCAAGGCAATGAAGCAAGTTGCCGGGTCGCTGCGGATCGAACTGGCCCAGTACCGCGAAATGGCCGCCTTCGCGCAGTTCGGTTCCGACCTCGACGCCGCCACTCAGCGCCAGCTTGCCCGCGGTGCCCGCCTCGTCGAGATCCTCAAACAGGGGCAGTACGAACCCCTGCCGGTGGAAAAGCAAATCCTCATCATCTACGCCGCGACCAACGGATATATCGATCACCTCCCCGAAAACGCCGTCCGCAAATACGAGGCCGATCTCTTCAGTTTCGTCGAGAACCGCCATCCGGACATCCTCGAGGCCATCCGCACGAAGAAGACCTTCGACGACGACCTCACGGCAAGGGTCCGCACCGTGCTCAACGAGTTCAAGGAGACTTTCCAGGCCTGA